From one Methylomonas paludis genomic stretch:
- a CDS encoding IS1380 family transposase, which translates to MARFKLKESKKELTSYAGLSLIGQCLEAVNVEVMVDGRIPVSQGIKTSDLVKTTVGLLSIGKSDFEAVEPFREDRFFKKALDVRKVPGSVWLRQRLDRVSGSLLEPVDDLSIRLIERTEAPITPHKGYVCLDMDTFVMDQSGTKKEEVSRTYQGVDGYTPVAAYLGNEGWCIGLELRPGRWHSSLEIDYFLERLFPRVERLVAPGLPLLLRKDSGFDSAKLLFTVAAEKERWAAMNRRFEYLIKWNPRRQDKTSWLEKAEAAGAFVEKRPGKREALMTLTVERAWKKQTRPFRLVVRIIERTSNKHGQMLLLPDIQLEGWWTSLEEPEETVIERYRDHGTHEQFHSEFKTDLDMERLPSGKFETNDCLLRMGMFAYNCLRLIGQLGLTGDLAPIRHPAKRRRLRTVLQEVMYRAAQVIHKARQWWLDLGCASPVAKVFAYLQERLVVQPGFASG; encoded by the coding sequence ATGGCACGTTTTAAGCTTAAAGAATCCAAAAAGGAACTTACCTCCTATGCCGGACTATCCTTGATCGGCCAGTGCCTGGAAGCGGTCAATGTCGAAGTGATGGTGGACGGTAGAATACCTGTTTCACAGGGTATCAAAACCTCGGATTTAGTCAAAACCACTGTTGGCCTTTTAAGTATAGGCAAAAGCGACTTCGAGGCTGTTGAGCCGTTTCGTGAAGATCGTTTTTTCAAGAAGGCATTGGATGTACGTAAGGTTCCCGGCAGCGTGTGGCTGCGGCAACGTCTTGATCGTGTCAGCGGCAGCCTGCTGGAGCCGGTGGATGATCTATCGATACGACTCATCGAACGAACAGAAGCCCCAATTACGCCGCATAAAGGCTACGTCTGTCTGGACATGGACACCTTCGTCATGGATCAGAGCGGTACCAAGAAGGAAGAGGTGAGTCGAACCTATCAGGGAGTGGATGGCTATACGCCTGTCGCGGCTTATTTGGGCAATGAAGGCTGGTGTATAGGATTGGAACTGCGTCCAGGCCGCTGGCATTCATCGCTGGAGATTGATTATTTTCTAGAAAGGCTGTTTCCTCGAGTTGAGCGCTTGGTTGCACCGGGTTTGCCGTTGTTATTACGCAAAGACTCAGGGTTTGATAGCGCCAAACTGTTATTTACGGTTGCGGCTGAGAAAGAACGCTGGGCAGCCATGAACAGGCGCTTTGAATACTTGATCAAGTGGAATCCAAGACGGCAAGATAAGACATCCTGGTTAGAAAAAGCGGAAGCGGCCGGCGCCTTTGTTGAAAAACGCCCCGGTAAACGGGAAGCGTTAATGACACTGACGGTGGAACGTGCTTGGAAAAAACAGACTCGCCCCTTCAGACTGGTCGTGCGGATCATTGAACGCACGAGCAATAAGCACGGCCAGATGCTATTACTGCCGGACATTCAACTGGAAGGCTGGTGGACGAGTCTGGAGGAACCCGAAGAAACCGTCATTGAACGCTACCGCGACCACGGCACCCATGAACAATTTCATTCGGAATTCAAAACTGACCTGGATATGGAACGCTTACCATCTGGAAAGTTTGAGACCAACGACTGTCTATTGAGAATGGGTATGTTTGCCTATAATTGCTTGCGACTGATTGGTCAACTGGGCTTGACTGGCGACTTGGCGCCAATACGTCATCCGGCAAAACGACGGCGGTTACGAACGGTGCTGCAAGAAGTCATGTATCGAGCAGCCCAGGTGATCCACAAAGCCCGGCAATGGTGGCTGGACTTAGGGTGCGCCTCACCCGTGGCAAAAGTATTCGCTTATTTACAAGAGCGATTGGTGGTGCAGCCTGGCTTTGCATCAGGATAA
- a CDS encoding RloB family protein: protein MEPHAFEEVYAVFDRDDHATYHDALDKAKSLDGKFNNDIKQKVRFEAIASVPCFELWLLLHFVNIQAPLHRNDVYTRLNQFLDNYEKGQAGYFSRTCQCLPLATKHAISLAEQFSAYDSIQPYTDIHRLVHQIINLKA from the coding sequence ATAGAGCCTCACGCCTTTGAGGAAGTTTATGCTGTATTTGACCGTGACGATCACGCAACCTATCATGATGCTTTAGATAAAGCAAAATCATTAGATGGTAAGTTTAATAACGATATAAAGCAGAAAGTGCGTTTTGAAGCAATAGCATCTGTTCCCTGCTTCGAGCTTTGGCTATTACTTCATTTTGTCAATATACAAGCACCTTTGCACCGCAATGATGTCTACACTCGGCTTAACCAATTCCTAGATAACTATGAAAAAGGGCAAGCCGGATACTTTTCTAGAACTTGTCAGTGTTTGCCTTTAGCTACTAAACATGCTATTTCCTTAGCCGAGCAATTCTCAGCTTATGATTCGATACAGCCATATACAGATATTCATCGCCTAGTCCATCAGATCATAAATCTTAAAGCTTAA